The following is a genomic window from Bombus fervidus isolate BK054 chromosome 15, iyBomFerv1, whole genome shotgun sequence.
CtagatttgaaaaaatttgtttaaaaacttATTTTGATTCCGAAGATTtcataattctatttttacatttcttccttttctcaaTAGAACTTATTATAGATTTCATTATAAAGCTGTATAGAACTAATTTTGCTTAACTTCTTGGCTTCTTTGTAGAACTTTTCTACTCTATCTTGCACAATTAAAATGTTCTTTAcaatattgtttaataaatatgtgGCGGCACTTGACAGCAAAAATACTACCACTCGACACTAACTAGTGTAGGACGAcggcagcgcagtggttagcgccttaggttacgaacgttcggaacccgggttcaaatcccggcgaacggagtccgatttttcttccgcggcatcaaaatgagaagaaaaatgcaGCAGTAACCCCAGTAGCGACACCGGCGACCCCACAGCAGAACTTGTCTCACACTACACACGACCATATGCACAACAGACTACAACTATCACGGCCAATTCatctcaaataatttttatttactgcAAATTGGCTTAAAAAGGTTTAACCTACAATAACGTATTAGTCCATGAAATTGAAACTGTCTCACCTTTAACGCACTAGCAGCAAAGAAGCTCTTTCCACAAACTTCACACTGGTGAGGTCGTTCACCACTATGAGATCGCATGTGGTACACTAAACTATTTTTATGATGGAATGATCGGTCGCATTGGGGACACGTTAGTTCGTCATCttccaaaataaaaaatcttataAGTATgcaattaaaagaagaagccCTTGAATGTATATATACCTACTTGACTTCCTagctttcaatattttctttttcttcgttgtttGTGGAATGTCAGTCTTATCTTTATCATGTATACTCTGTTCATTGACTGTTGATGGTTTTACATGGTCCCTATGTACGTGATCCGTGACATCAGTAATTGTCCACAATGGTGATTCGTTGTTCACTGAGGACAATGCAGATTCTGTTTCATCATCTATATGTGCACCTGTCTCCTCTACTGCAAATATACAAACCAATATTGGTTAGATTCATCTAAactgttaaatattaattatacaaaaataattcttcaaaCTATCACAAATGAAAAGTACAAAAGATAAACATGAAAGATCAATTCTtggtaattttttttattttgatgtAATAGCTCTTATACATACCAACACCCCTGATGCCCTCCATAAGATCCTCAGGTTCACTGAACTCTTCAATAACtgtattttccaaattttgaaCAGACTCTGGTACAGATATCGTAATATTCGTATTGGTTGCTTGTGCTATTCTGGTTTCCTGTTTGACAGGCTCATAATGTACCTTCAAATgttcaaaaaattttaattggcTACTAAATCTAGAACTGCACAGTTCACACTTGAATATATGAGTCTGTATATCGTTGGAAGAGTCAGCGTTTATGACATCCGTATTCATCCTACTGCCATCCTTCCTTGCCGAGTTTCTTTTGGTCTGTTGTTTCAATTTACGAGGTATCCTTTTTTTATGAGGCAAGGATCTTTTCGGTCCTGAACTTGGAGTTGCATCTTCACTACTTTCGGCCGATACATCAACATCATACTCGCTTTTCACGTTTATGAACTCCTGTTTTACGTTTTGTGTGATGCGTTTGAAAGGTTGTAACGTTGGATATACCGGGTTTGGTTCTGGGACAGTTTGGATAGAATAAGTATTCACAGGAGTTAGAGTCTCTAGATGAGAAACGTCTGGTAAAGTTGGATCTTCATGTTGGGATTGACTATGAAGATGTTGCTGTTTCTGTTGTTGTTGCAATTGAACAGCAACCAAAGCTGCCGCCAGTCTTCTGTCTTCCTGTTTAAAAAATCCAAAATCAGTTTCTAATGTGTGAATACgaaaaaacaataaattatccTTATACCTCTGTTAAATCATGTTGTAATAAATCTTCTGTTTCATAATATTGGGTTGCCGTACCATAATCTGTGCCAACGCCAGCATTGATCATATCGACAACCATTCCTTCAGAAATTAGTTCTCCATTCAGAGTTAGAAGAGGCACACTTTTGCTCAGAGGCTCTCCATCAGCCCTTTGGATGGTAATGTATTGTGCACCTTCCATTCCCTCCAGCAGCACTGCTTGTGCTTCTTCTGTTGTTACTTCCATATTCATTTGACTCAGCTGCTGATGGCAGAAAatttcttctaaaattatttccttGCCATCTGTAAAAACTAGCTGTTTGTGGCTAGGAAAAAAAGATACatgtgaattatttttattctaacagtttctaataaatatatttggatttgaaataatattcttacTAACATATTTTGGTTTACCTCATTCCTTGGAAAatgtcattaaaaattttcttttttttaacaaaagtattaatttcaataacatATACAGCATAAATAAGTTTTATCATgtttatttccatttatctataataatacatttacaaaagtataaaaaaaaatataaaaattctctgtcacaaaaaaatttttccataataagtatataaattagtatataaatttatataaatataaattagtattattatttttaagcaGATTGTAGCAGATTCATCGTTCTTATTTAGAGAAAGTGTATCAACGATTCAAATTTCGCGCGCTAGTGTATTACAGAAATGACAGCGGAATCAAGGTCACTGCACCCGGAGCTCTTAGAAAATTTCTCTCGAGGTTTGATTTGCGTCCCAGCGGGAAAATCGGCCTCCTCTCACCTTCCTGTACCAACCTTCGCAAGCCCGCGTCGATTTTTCGTCTTCTTCGAGGAAAACTTGAACGACATAAACAAagcaaaatattgaaacactGTAGGACAAAATGTGACAACAGTGCTTGGGTCTTGACGCCATTAGAACGGATGCACCCTTCCTATACTACCTACACGAATCTCTGCTAATACCAACATAACCGATGAAAAGATACTAGACTGAATCATCATTACAATCCATCTTCATCCATTTATGATCTTCATTCTCATCTTCATCGCTATTGATTTTgcctttcttctcttctgtACTACAactataaaatgaattttccaGATGGACTTTGTCTAACCTCATAACTAACATGAATTCGATTGAATTACTCCGAAACCTAAATTTCACCTGCTGGGTTACAAATTCTCCACTTCCGGGGACAGGATTCAACCTGGTTCAACCTGGTTCAATGCTTAAGTaagcaaaacaaaaaaatgccGAAATAACGTTTACAACTTTTCCATCACAGTCGAAGGTAAAAGTGTGTCGCTATAAATGTAACCTCGTTTAAGGACATTCTTAATTGAACTACGATTGCTCAAATTGTTGAAATGGTGAAGATCTCGTGGGTCCCTTGGAGGAACCTTCATTCTCATGGCGGCCAGCCAAGCCAAATTTACAAGGCGCAAATCTTTTAACAATTTCGTCGATCGAAAATTAGTGCACCTGACAGGCTCAAATCGATGTAAACGaactgaaatttattttcacacgGTTTCTACATCGCGTAACACACAACGAGGGAGCTCGGAGGCGGTTTCCCTCTCTCGCACTGTTACCATCAGCTGACTCGTCGGTTCATCGTTGATTCATTGAGTCTGACAAGGTTGTTATGACTTTATTAACAACTACGCCATTTACCATGTTTACACAATTATAGATCGAGATAATAATCGTGTACGCCGCGAAAATCTTCGATTTCCTCTATATTTTCGATGGAAATGTCGGATATCGGGGAGCTTAAGTACGTTAATTTGTCCGCCGTGTCAAAGATCATTAGTTTGTCATAACCTGATCCACGTGATACGAACTGATAATAGAATAGTGAAATTGTAATGATTGTTATTTGTGGTTTTTGCAGAGGTTGCCAGATAAACTGACTGGAAAAAATATGTGATATACCCGTGAAATTTCTGAAAAGTGATGGCTTCTATTTGTCGTCGCTGGAGACTATGGATTTTACCAGTTTTAACTTGTCTCTATGCACTTCTGATCATTATTTTGGTTCCAATTCTCTTGGCCAATTCAATTAAGAATGGCTTTGAAAATCAGGATCAAGGAGCACTGGTGGGTGGTGCCTTTGTGCTACTTGCCTTGCCTATTGCTTTCTATGAAATTGTCCAACAcatgatatattatacacaacCTAGACTGCagaaatacattataaggtatgTCGATGAATTCTACGATTGATGTTGTTTTGAGGTTGTTTGCTGATATTtggaaattgtatattaatttgttGTTTAAATGTCTTCCTTTCAATGTGGTTGGACTTCTGAGTTGATAATTTATTGCTTGTAAAATTAGTTAGGAATTTATAGCTTcttatgaaattttgttacatCATAACTTTCCATTAGTTAGATATCAGTGTAGATAATTATTATGCACTATATATTTGAGattaattgttaaattgtGGGAAATATAAGTAGCTTCTTTAACGATACACTTTCTTATTGTTTAGGGATGTATTGATTGACAATTAATTAGTCTGCTTCCAATCAGAAAATATATCATTGCTGGATTATGTAATACataattgtatgtatatatatggtacttttcttatttcctaaatatcaaataaaaagttaatattCAGGATTAGAAAAAGGacaaactttttttaaatatcatatttgtatattttattaaattttttatattcattacaTGAATATCATAATTGACAACAATTATTAAtggtaataatttatttaaagaaaatgtcttctttctatctttcAAGTCAAAGAACTCGTATTGATTGACATTTAATACAGTAAATGTTGAGAGTCATTGATATAGGTAGAGGCTTTGAATAAATACACCCACTTTTTATAAAACCTgcaaattcttaattttaaaaatattattaaaatggcTACTGGATATTATCATGTTCatactattaaaataatatgaatattcaaaaatattgcaaatatcaaatttcatttaattttgtttgatGTGTAAATAAGATTCCTGTCACAAGAAAGATTATGGCTATATATACACTGTTATGATACAGAAACAGTTGAACCCATTTGGAAGAAAATGATATGATTGTAGGAAATCAAAGTTCACTTTCTTGTCAAGCTTGAGAAGTTTAGTTTAATCACAGGGAGATACTTCCATCATAATATTCTCTTGGTCAAAAACCTTTGTAATAGAAATCtattaatgttaaatatttaatacagtattaacaattgaaattttttatgactTAATTAGAGCTAGTTttttggaaattaaaaaatttgttatgcttttgtttatatatttgtatattatcacaaaatgatatgaaattttatatcctGTTTCAGGATATTATGGATGGTACCAATTTATGCAGTGAATGCTGTAGgtataaatttctatcttttacataaaatacatatatcaacATACTTCTCTATTTTAAGtacaaattctttttaaattcctGTAGTGGCTTGGTCTGGTTTATCCAGAAGGCAGCATATACGTTGACAGTTTGAGGGAGTGTTATGAGGCAtatgtaatatacaattttatgatGTATTTATTGGCCTACTTGGATGCTGATCGCCAACTGGAACACAGACTTGAAATTTCTCCTCAAGTACATCACATGTTCCCCCTGTGTTGTTTACCTGATTGGGAAATGGGCAGAGAATTTGTACATATGTGCAAACAtggaatattacaatatactGCAGTTAGGCCTATAACAACTTTGATATCTTTGTACGTATATAATGAATATTCGTATTTACATCATAGAAAGTAAAAAAGtagtatttctataaaaagagTTCACTAATAAGCTCTGGTAATTTGTCATATTCAACTTAAAATATCAAGCACTATTGATAGCatgaatttcaaatatatgtaGATTACATGttgaagtatatatatattattctgtCACATGATTGTTCataatcaattatttatttatatttatttgtttagtaTCTGTGAACTAAATGGAGTGTATGGAGAAGGTGAATTCAGAACAGACGTAGCTTTTCCATATATGATtgctttaaataatttatcacaATTTGTTGCCATGTATTGTTTGGTGCTTTTTTATCGCGCCAATGCGGAGGCTTTGAAACCAATGAAACCAATCGGGAAATTTTTGTGTATCAAAGCGGTTGTATTCTTCTCCTTCTTGTAAGTTTGCACACAAAatcgtaaaattgtaaaatcgtattttcattcgaataatttaaatgttgTATCACGAAATCTcacctttttctttattttgcaGTCAAGGCGTGATAGTTGCATTGCTAGTGTATTTTGATGTGATATcaagtatttttaaaacgaataacatGGAAGATATCAGAAATATATCATCTAAGCTGCAGGACTTTTTAATCTGTATTGAAATGTTTATGGCTGCAGTGGCTCACCACTACAGTTTTACATACAAACCTTTTGTAAATCTAGCACAGGGTCAAGCATGGTGGGATGCATTCAGGTAACTAAATTTTGGTTGAAAAATATCTTAGATTATTATGGATGTCCATAGTCATCGTCATAGTCATTGAACATTTATGCAATACATTATAGATGACTCTCATAGCACTAAGCATTCATTTATAGTACATAGCAGTAGATATTGTAGAGTGCTTGGATTAACCCAGTTCCTCAATACCTCATACGCAAGAAAGAGTCCTAGAGCCTATAAAATAGCCTATAAAAGTTGTAGTGTCATATATACTTTTCAAATAGTCATTGTAAAGGATTAAAAGTATACTTGATGTTTCCAGAGCAATGTGGGACGTCTCAGATGTCCACAACGACATCAAAGAACACCTTGGGGTAGTAGGATCTTCATTAAGCCGTAGGATACGTGGTCGAAGCGCTTATCAACAGGCCTGGGGGAGCGCGACAGAACGCACGTCCCTTCTTCCAGAAGCTTCAGTGACCACAGCCAGAAGTGCGCCAGCATGTTCCTTTTCTAGTTACAATACAGCGGAGATGGAGCAGAATGGTGCGGATGGTCCCGTTGAGCTAATTCCGGACGTGCAGGATACGAGTAACGCGGTGAAGACGTAATCATGTAATGTTCTCTTATCACAGAGAGAGGAACGTTTAATCAAGGGGTACACTTCGTCTGGAATATAGCACACTTTAGTTAAGATTGCTCCATATCGCTAGTATAACCTTTAAGCAGAGCgagaaaagtttgaaaaaatatctaGTTTTACAAAACGTGCGTTCTCCCCCGTGTACTGTACAAATTTCTCATCCTGAATCGTTGAACGACACACTCATTATTCCCGGGAGAGACGACACGACATGAGAATACCATATTACAATAAGGGATTTGATACACGTGGCCATGTTTGCAACACGAGACAGAAGTGTCGTTTTACCTCGTCCATTTTAAGAAAACGCTTTTTGCCTCCTTGATTTGCGGCCAATTACGCGACGCCTCGTGTTACCAATGATGTATTACCAaataattgtacatatatatatacatatatatatatacatacgataATGTTTATACTTAGAACAATATATCGGTACAGTCCTATTTATAAACGTGTCACACTGTTTATTGCTGGTTTATCGACCCCAATAAGTGTACCACGGAGTTAGGCATTATTCGGAGAAGACTTTTATTATCGCGAAAAGTCTAAATTTCCATGTTGTTCGTcttgtatttattaaacaattgCTCGTCTGCTTATTGAGTATATAGAATTCTGCCCAACTCTGAATGCCGAGTGTACCGTAAATAACGAGGAGAGAAACATTCCTGCCAAATGTACAtgattgtttaattttgtattgacTACGTCGGTTAGAAGATACAAAATAGAAGCTCACATGATCTACATGATGATAAAGCAAAATACTCAAATACATATGATATATTAATGCATCGATGGTCgccagagaaaaagagataaatattataatggcGATATTCACTAAAACCGTGCCGTTAATGCGTTTGCATAGTCatatcaatatatttctcTTGTGTAAGTGGTGTTAATTATCATAGAAGAGACGattgatgaatattttaatttcgaacAAGCAAACAATTTTCCTAGCCTTAAAAGAGTTTTATAAATGCTCATAAGACGTACTATGGATTCTCGTGAGAATATTTGCGTAAAAAACGTACGAACTTGAATACTTTATCAGACGTTCGGACCAAAGAATAGGGTATATTTTATCTCGAAGTTAATATTGtccagaattaaaaaaaaaaagaatttagaaGCAAAGTAGTTTTCCGGTTGACCTAGCAATTTACATCGTCAATTAAAGAtcttgaaagaaaataatatttttaatatgtttctACCATGTTACTTGTAACTTTGTGATATATCTGGAACCACCGTTAATCTCtattattatcaattaacgaagaatagaaataaatttcgacGAGATACGTTGTACTCTTTTACCACGAGAAGAAACTAGGcataaaacgtatattttaataattcttcaaGCTACTTTGTACTTTGTATGAAGGCACATTTCAATTCCACAAGTACTTAACAATCCTATTGAGTGTTCAATGGTATATCTTATGGAACAAAAAAAACGTACTGAAAATGGTTACTATCGTAAAAAAATTCGACAAGTATGATAAAAAATGtcttttatgttttttacCATTAAATTTTCTCAACTTTTAgtgtttatttcttattttagtttaagcgaaaaataccttaaaaaattaaaaaaattataatatattgtcaCTATACATGCACTTCTATGATTgaaaagaaatgtttataGACACGAAGAATTcagtttctatttctttattccGCTTTTCCTACCCATACAAAATGTATATTCGTTTCTATTCGTTCTGTATGCACAGATGAGACGTATATACAAAATGTTatgagaattattttttctagttACATTAAGAATATCTACATTTCACGTGTTCAATTATTCTGAAGCGTTatttccgaaatttttctcgaGTTGCTCGCTTTGGTATTAATCATTACTAACTATTGACAATATTTCGCATTTGTGTCCGaacaatattttctgttaacaaaatttgttaaatgtaaaataaaaatgttgtaaaAATACTACAGTCGCGTATAATCGGCcataattttaatgttaacAGTCGGAAGAGTAATTTTACATATCAAATCTTACTAGTTAAATGAATAGTTTCCACTCATCATAAGACTTGATTAGTAATATATCTGCATTATCGTTCGATtagcgaagaaaataaattagtatGTACCTAACAAGCCACCAGGGCTTATAATCACTTATCACATACCATAGGTTTCAGACTTCTAGACTCTCAGTCTATGTTCTTCATTTCTCTTTGTTTAATGCTTGAATAAATTCCTCGAGTTTCTCTTGAATTTGCCTAACACGTTCTGAAACGAGATAAAAGtacaaaaacatataaatCATAGTCAAATTGATGTATATGTTTAAGGTAGAATATTTTCTGAAATCAtctattaaaatgtatatcacgacatatttttttgattgaaacataatgaataaattttgaacttaatcaaagaaatttacttaaatttgCTTAAAATGCATGATAATAAAAGAACATACTTAATTCTTCGGCTAAAGTGACCCGTCTACCAGTCAGCAGTTTCTGTTTCATTTCATTATCTTGACTGTAATCTTCTAGtacttcttttatttctttatctaaCCTACGAGCTTCTCGATTCATAATTTGTTGTCGAAGTGCATTGGCAGTAACCTTCAGCATTTGCTGAATCCTCCAAAACAAAACAACATCATTGCACTCCATCTATgagaaatattaaagattgaaatttccaatgaaagataaaatatcaaagatactaagcaatttttttattattatatacactTACTTCATTTTCATGTCCAGTGTGATAGAGATAATATCCTTTTTTGCAATCGTACGCCCTAGCCAAGCTTTGTTGCAAGAAGAATCTCCTATATACTGGATGCCACGTTTCTCGAATGAATTCATTGTCGATTTCCAAACCATTTCGCTGCACGTTCTTCCTGATTGTCGTAAGTTCATCCTGAGTAAGTGTAGGAGTATGTTTCTGTGAACAAAAAGGAGATAAAGATAATTCTTTTAGatcattattatttagattataaAGTGATTATATCTTCTTACTTTGTCCGCATAAAGAATTTTATCTAATTCGTTTTTCACTGCTGAACGTTTCTGTTGGTCATCACTTTGATTCTGCCAATACAGCCATCGTTCCTTGCGACCTGGACCCAGCATgtcttttaaaatttgttccGTAGCTTGCAATTTCTCTTTAACTGAAGTTTCTAGAAAACGAACTGCCTGATCCCAATCACGTTTATCATTCACACTTCTGTCCTCTAAAGTATTCAGTTGAATAACTCGCAGCATTTCAGATGcctaaagaaaatttttcattacgtgtcatttcaaataaaaaggattagaaaataaaagtttaaaaaatttactttttcttccCAGTAATGTCGCCTCATAGCTTCGTTAACTACTGCATTTTTTAGATTGTCAAATATATCATCGTGATCCGGACTAAGTTTTGCCTGATTCATGAAATGTTGAAATTCCTGTTGTAAGCATTCCCAACCGCTTTCGACGCTTCGAGATGGTAACTGCTGTTCAGCCCACTGACGAAGTTTTATGTCGACAGTGGTATTAAATGTGCCTGTATtcagaaacaaagaaaaaagaatagatTAATTGCTCATAAAAGAGAATTCCATTATGGTGTTGTGAAATATACTTGGACTTCCGCTTTGAGCTGCGGGTAAATAAATGTTCTCGAACACGTGCATGCTAACTTTGTCCCAGATCCTAACCATCAACACCTCTTCCCAGTGTCTAGGTGAAACTTGAGACAGATTTATAATTTCGTCCAGAATCTCCCCTCTTGCTCTCTCGAAAAGTTCATCTCTATCTAATTCCCTTaatctacaaaaatatatcatttctttcaatgccaagtaatttaattttaacacaAATGGTAAACTCGATGAAATATGAAAGTGTATACCTtgggaaattatttttccattctGTTTCAAGATTGAATCTAGTGGCTTTGAATGCATCTGCTTGTTGTTCTACAGTCTCACGAACCATCTTCCAAAAACATTCTGCAACCGCGAGACTCAAATTTCTTGTTGTAACTTGACCTGACATTACTAAGCCATCCCTAGTAAAAAccatgaaaaaaatatatatatatatatagcctTGAAAGTTACTCAAGAAGTAACTTCAACTTCATAACCAATCAATTTATGTTGTTGCAATATAATACAGTAATACAGCATTTGATACGGTAGACCACAGAAATAATTATTGCCTAATGTAGtaatattatcataattattcgTCAATGAATCcaatataatacatacttAAAGAGCTTCGAATTtctaaagaatttttcttcataATCTTTGATCGTTTGTATGCTATCATCCTGTCGACCTCTACCAGTAACAACAGCAAAGTAGCCCAATGCCTTCATGGGGAACAGTTTGCCAGACAATATTTTACGAACACGTTCTGGATTGGCCAAGTTCTCTTCTGCTAAATCTACCTACCGATGCCaaagtattaataattatactaaCTTATAAGTCTCGTAAGCAATATTATACCTtagttaaaacaaaaatagttCGTTTGCCGGAAGGGTCCATTTGAGAAACGAGATCCGTCACATTGCTCCTTTCTGCATCCACGGAACCATCTTGGATACATAGAATGATCGCATTAGGGTTACTCATATATTGTTGAGTCATTTGTCGAATAGCATCTCGCGTGTCTTCCGCCATGTCAACTGTAACTGTCTGTTGCAacaatttcacaaattttaCGCTTCTTAGAAAATAGTGTAGCAATTATTTTTGATACAAATTATCACTTACGCTGATTATACCAGGCAAATCGACGAGAACCATACGCTGAAGGCCTGGACCTTTCACAGTCATTGAAATCACATCCGGACTAACTGTCTTGCCATTTTTAACACTGTTTTTCATACGTAATTCTACTTCGCGTCTTAGCTCAGCTAATTCTGACTCTTTTGTTAAATCGAATTCTCTTGAACTATCTTTGAACTGAGCTATATGATAAGGACCTTCACTTAAAGTGACTTTCACTGGAGCTCTTGTCATCATTTCACCACCACctctgaattaaaaaataaaaattgcagaGTTAAGAAAAGGGATAAGTTTTagtgaataattaaaatttttttatataacttttattaCCTAGGAAATATTCTTGCTTGAGCGATCATTTCTAATACAGATGTTTTGCCAGAACTTTGATCACCAACTACTACCACTCTTGGTAAATGATCAGCAGTAGAATAAGTGCTATCATAATCATTAAGTTCATCTAAAACGTCGCTGTACATGTCGATCAGAGATTTctggaagaaattatttaatattgacATACAATTTTAGACACTAAAATTCTATAGCCGCGAtgtaattacttttatttttttgttactCATTTTTTGATTTCCACGTAGTAGCATCTGCTTTCGAAGCTCcttattctctctctctaatCGTTCAAGTTCACGTTGATACCTCAATTGTATTTGCATTACTTCTTCTTGCATAGCGTTCAATCGCTCTTGCGACTTTTCTGTGGACGAAAT
Proteins encoded in this region:
- the Opa1 gene encoding opa1 mitochondrial dynamin like GTPase isoform X1, encoding MKQILCGKIGDRIVLISKTSRYPLPLFSARHLISGKMNKVYQPLLASPHIRYFGNPNRAYAIFIGRVLRGALKVRYLLLGGAVGSGVTLQKKYEQWKEIVPDMSWLNDVFPNEEKWKDLRESVMTVKNIFTDKIEIDPRIKQLGEAKYKEYKEWFNQRLDDAIKAAEVDQIQPGIFDAISTIVSQLYSEAKQQVVNNTVAFARPLANDNIEEERKKAQKSQERLNAMQEEVMQIQLRYQRELERLERENKELRKQMLLRGNQKMSNKKIKKSLIDMYSDVLDELNDYDSTYSTADHLPRVVVVGDQSSGKTSVLEMIAQARIFPRGGGEMMTRAPVKVTLSEGPYHIAQFKDSSREFDLTKESELAELRREVELRMKNSVKNGKTVSPDVISMTVKGPGLQRMVLVDLPGIISTVTVDMAEDTRDAIRQMTQQYMSNPNAIILCIQDGSVDAERSNVTDLVSQMDPSGKRTIFVLTKVDLAEENLANPERVRKILSGKLFPMKALGYFAVVTGRGRQDDSIQTIKDYEEKFFRNSKLFKDGLVMSGQVTTRNLSLAVAECFWKMVRETVEQQADAFKATRFNLETEWKNNFPRLRELDRDELFERARGEILDEIINLSQVSPRHWEEVLMVRIWDKVSMHVFENIYLPAAQSGSPSTFNTTVDIKLRQWAEQQLPSRSVESGWECLQQEFQHFMNQAKLSPDHDDIFDNLKNAVVNEAMRRHYWEEKASEMLRVIQLNTLEDRSVNDKRDWDQAVRFLETSVKEKLQATEQILKDMLGPGRKERWLYWQNQSDDQQKRSAVKNELDKILYADKKHTPTLTQDELTTIRKNVQRNGLEIDNEFIRETWHPVYRRFFLQQSLARAYDCKKGYYLYHTGHENEMECNDVVLFWRIQQMLKVTANALRQQIMNREARRLDKEIKEVLEDYSQDNEMKQKLLTGRRVTLAEELKRVRQIQEKLEEFIQALNKEK
- the Opa1 gene encoding opa1 mitochondrial dynamin like GTPase isoform X4, producing the protein MKQILCGKIGDRIVLISKTSRYPLPLFSARHLISGKMNKVYQPLLASPHIRYFGNPNRAYAIFIGRVLRGALKVRYLLLGGAVGSGVTLQKKYEQWKEIVPDMSWLNDVFPNEEKWKDLRESVMTVKNIFTDKIEIEAKQQVVNNTVAFARPLANDNIEEERKKAQKSQERLNAMQEEVMQIQLRYQRELERLERENKELRKQMLLRGNQKMSNKKIKKSLIDMYSDVLDELNDYDSTYSTADHLPRVVVVGDQSSGKTSVLEMIAQARIFPRGGGEMMTRAPVKVTLSEGPYHIAQFKDSSREFDLTKESELAELRREVELRMKNSVKNGKTVSPDVISMTVKGPGLQRMVLVDLPGIISTVTVDMAEDTRDAIRQMTQQYMSNPNAIILCIQDGSVDAERSNVTDLVSQMDPSGKRTIFVLTKVDLAEENLANPERVRKILSGKLFPMKALGYFAVVTGRGRQDDSIQTIKDYEEKFFRNSKLFKDGLVMSGQVTTRNLSLAVAECFWKMVRETVEQQADAFKATRFNLETEWKNNFPRLRELDRDELFERARGEILDEIINLSQVSPRHWEEVLMVRIWDKVSMHVFENIYLPAAQSGSPSTFNTTVDIKLRQWAEQQLPSRSVESGWECLQQEFQHFMNQAKLSPDHDDIFDNLKNAVVNEAMRRHYWEEKASEMLRVIQLNTLEDRSVNDKRDWDQAVRFLETSVKEKLQATEQILKDMLGPGRKERWLYWQNQSDDQQKRSAVKNELDKILYADKKHTPTLTQDELTTIRKNVQRNGLEIDNEFIRETWHPVYRRFFLQQSLARAYDCKKGYYLYHTGHENEMECNDVVLFWRIQQMLKVTANALRQQIMNREARRLDKEIKEVLEDYSQDNEMKQKLLTGRRVTLAEELKRVRQIQEKLEEFIQALNKEK
- the Opa1 gene encoding opa1 mitochondrial dynamin like GTPase isoform X2, which produces MKQILCGKIGDRIVLISKTSRYPLPLFSARHLISGKMNKVYQPLLASPHIRYFGNPNRAYAIFIGRVLRGALKVRYLLLGGAVGSGVTLQKKYEQWKEIVPDMSWLNDVFPNEEKWKDLRESVMTVKNIFTDKIEIDPRIKQLGEAKYKEYKEWFNQRLDDAIKAAEVDQIQPEAKQQVVNNTVAFARPLANDNIEEERKKAQKSQERLNAMQEEVMQIQLRYQRELERLERENKELRKQMLLRGNQKMSNKKIKKSLIDMYSDVLDELNDYDSTYSTADHLPRVVVVGDQSSGKTSVLEMIAQARIFPRGGGEMMTRAPVKVTLSEGPYHIAQFKDSSREFDLTKESELAELRREVELRMKNSVKNGKTVSPDVISMTVKGPGLQRMVLVDLPGIISTVTVDMAEDTRDAIRQMTQQYMSNPNAIILCIQDGSVDAERSNVTDLVSQMDPSGKRTIFVLTKVDLAEENLANPERVRKILSGKLFPMKALGYFAVVTGRGRQDDSIQTIKDYEEKFFRNSKLFKDGLVMSGQVTTRNLSLAVAECFWKMVRETVEQQADAFKATRFNLETEWKNNFPRLRELDRDELFERARGEILDEIINLSQVSPRHWEEVLMVRIWDKVSMHVFENIYLPAAQSGSPSTFNTTVDIKLRQWAEQQLPSRSVESGWECLQQEFQHFMNQAKLSPDHDDIFDNLKNAVVNEAMRRHYWEEKASEMLRVIQLNTLEDRSVNDKRDWDQAVRFLETSVKEKLQATEQILKDMLGPGRKERWLYWQNQSDDQQKRSAVKNELDKILYADKKHTPTLTQDELTTIRKNVQRNGLEIDNEFIRETWHPVYRRFFLQQSLARAYDCKKGYYLYHTGHENEMECNDVVLFWRIQQMLKVTANALRQQIMNREARRLDKEIKEVLEDYSQDNEMKQKLLTGRRVTLAEELKRVRQIQEKLEEFIQALNKEK